The genomic stretch GAAGATGGTTTTTACAGCCATAATGAAAGGCTGTACAAATATTTACCAATGGACAGCATCACTGAACAAAAGCTGGCCAGTCTGCCCGCGCTTTTTGAAATAAAGAACCATCGCCTGCTGCTCACGGAATCCTCGCTGTTCAATTATGCCGGCTGCTGGCTCCGGGGGAATGGCAACGGCGGACTGAAAGCCGTATTCCCGTATTTCCCCAAAGAGAAAAAGATCACCAGCGACCGGGATGAGAAGATCCAGTCGCGCGAGGACTTCATTGCCCTGGGCAATGGCCCGCAGGCCTACCCCTGGCGCGTAGCCATGGTGGCCCGGGAGGATAAGCAGATCCTCACTAACCAGCTGCCCTACCTGCTGGGACGCCCGGCCGAAGGGGATTTCAGCTGGGTAAAACCCGGTAAGGTGCAATGGGACTGGTGGCATGCCAACAACGTATACGGCGTGCCTTTCAAAGCCGGTGTCAATAACGATACCTACAAGTACTATATCGACTTTGCCGCTGAATACAATATTGAATATGTACTGCTGGATGAAGGCTGGTGTGATACCCGCGACCTCATGAAGCAGGTACCCGATATCAACGTACAGGAACTGGCCCGCTATGCCCGCGAGAAAAAAGTAGACCTCCTGCTCTGGACCAGCTGGCTGGTACTGGATAAACAGCTGGAAGTTGCCCTCGACAGCTTTGCCAGCTGGGGTATCAAGGGCATTAAGGTAGACTTCATGCAGCGGGACGACCAGGAAATGGTGAACTATTACGAAAAGGTAGCCAAAGCTGCTGCCGCCCGTCATCTGCTGGTGGATTTCCACGGCGCCTACAAACCCACCGGCTGGCTCCGCACCTACCCCAATATCCTGACCTCTGAAGGGGTATTCGGCAATGAGAATTCCAAATGGAGCAAGCTGCTGGGCGCTGACCACAACACTACCCTGCCCTTTATCCGCATGGCTGCCGGTCCTATGGACTTTACACCCGGCGGCATGCTGAACGCACAGGAGAAATATTTTGCGCCTATCTGGGACGAACCACTTACACAGGGCACCCGCTGCAACCAGCTGGCCATGTACGTGATCTATGAAAGCCCCCTGCAGATGCTTTGCGATATGCCTACCCATTACTACAAGGAACCCGAAGCCATGGAATTCCTCCGGGCAGTTCCGGTAGAATGGACTCAGACCATTCCGCTGCATGCCAAAACGGGCGATTATGTAGCAATGGCCCGCCAGGCCCGGAATGGCGATTGGTTTGTGGGCGCTATGACGGACTGGGATGCCCGTGAGCTGCAACTCAACCTCAGCTTCCTGCCCGAAGGCAGCTACAGGATGGAGATCCTGAAAGATGGCGTCAATGCCAATCAGAATGCGAAGGACTTTGCAAAGGAAACGCTCACAGTGACCAAAAACACTACCCTGACCATGCCACTCGCCAAAGGCGGCGGTTATGTGGCCAGGATCACGAAACAGTAAAAGCTGAAATATAGTTGCGCCGGTCTCTGTTAAATGCTTTTGTAAAAAGGCAGCCTGACAATAGAGACCGGCTTTTTTTATAACAAAATGGTACCGGCTGGACCGATCTCTCCGGGGATACCATCACTTGCCTCCTGTGAGGGATTGAGCCTCCGTCACCTCGTCCTTCTTCCGGAACATGCGCCAGGCCTGGATCATAGCCGTGAGGGCAAAGATGCCGCCAATGATCCAGTTCAGCAGGCTCTGGTTAGCATTGAGACGCTCCACCAGTAATCTCCCGCCGAAGATGAACACGCACATGCCAATGCCTGTCCCAATACCAATACCGGCGATATACAGGTTATAATAGCTGCGCTGCGGCAGCAATACTTTTTTAGTGAACAGGACCGTACTCCAGCCAAACCAGAAAGGGATCTGCACGGGATTGATGGCGCTCATGGACATGCCCAGCAACGCGCGGTGCATGGTATTGCTGAGGATCACATTACGGGCATTTTCGGCCGGGTGTGCAGCAGCCACAAAAGAAGAAACGGCCAGGGCCAGCACCAGCAGCAGGGTAAACCATTCCAGCCAGCGGAACAGCCGGCGCTGGCGGCGGACCCAGTCCATGGCCACCAGGGATACCCGTACATAGGCCACTTCCACCAGCAGCACCCCCAGGGCAAAATACACTGCGGGGCGGATGCCGTCCGCTACCGCTATCTGCATGGCAGCAATATTCAGGGTTCCCAGCGGCAGGCTGCCGAGGAAACTGATGAACAAGCCCATGCAGAAAACTCTAACTAATGGCATCGTATATTTTTTTGGGGACGAACCAAGGCTTTTTACCCGGAATCGTTTTGCAGTATATATACTATTTTGGGGCGAACCAAATGGCTTTACCCTGATGGATCGTACATCGTTTATAAGCCAGACTGCAGGCCTGTTGCGCTGTACACATGGTTCGTCCAATATTGTTTTCCCCTGGTTCGTCCAATATTATTCCCCCATGGCTTCCAGCCGCCGCGACCATTCCTTGTCCTCACGGAACATAGCCAGTCCTTCCTTAAAACTGAGGTACCGATGCCCTTTGCGGTGGTTCAGCCTGCTGATAGTCGCGAGGATGAACCAGTGCCGGACAATCTCTTTCCAGGCAAAGAACAGCGAATGCTTTGGATCATACATATGCGTAGGCTCTGCGCCCGCGCCATTGACCTCTATAATGGTAAAATGCCGGCCCTGCCTTAGCTCTTCCCAGCTCCGGTAGCGGATATCCAGCCGGCCATAATAAAATTCAGGGATCTGCCGGCAGACGGCATCAATAGACGCTGTGAGCGTTTCATCCACCAGGTGCGTATGGTCCAGGAATTTGGCGCCGCGCGCATGGTTGCCATAGGGCGAAAGGATCCGCTCCTCGCCTGCTGGCAATACGGTGTCCAGCTGCGCACCCATGAGCTTATCCAGCCCTGCCAGGTACATGATGGACCGGCGGTCCTGCTGCAACAGCTGCCGCATAGTATTCCGTCCATCCCCTTTTACGGTCAGGAACAGTTTCTGTACAATACCGGTGATCTTTCCTTTGGCTTCACCGGGATAACGGCAATAGAAGATACCGGCCTCATTGGGATAGACAATGAATTCCTGGATATGAAAATCCATCTGCGCCCTGGCAACATACCGGCGTACCGCCTGTTCATCCCGCAGCATGCTGATACCCCGGCCGCGACCACCCATATTGGGTTTGCCTATCAGCGGGAATAACAGTCCGGCAGCGGACAGTTCCTGTACTGCTTTGTCCGGGTCAGCAGGCAGATCAATGAACAGCGAACGGGGATGATAAGCTGCCGGTATCAGTGCCGCAATGTCTTTCTTGGACTCGCAGAGAAAACCGCCATTGCGGATCCTCGGATTGGCCGCAGCAAAAAAGAAAAGGGATCTGTTGCGCAGGCAGAGCGCAAAATAAATGGGATAAATACAGGCGTAGATGGCGCCGAAGCTCCAGTATTCCCAGTTGAACAACCTGATAAAAAAGGGGCGGTGGAAGACCCGTTGGTAAAACGTCATTAGCGGCCGGCCATTGATTTTTCAAAGACTAATTCCCGGTCAAAGGTCTTATTATTTTTCAGATCGAGGTAATGCATCTGTGTAGCCTGCGGACGAAGGGTCATCCGGGTGACGCTTACCGTGTACACCTGCCCGTTCCGGTCCATGAGCAGGTCGTTGTGCCGGTCCCCATCCCCGGTGAACTGGTGAAAGCCCAGTATCTCATCAGGGCCCGGATGCGGGTGCTGGTGCAGCCAGTTACTGAACCACTGCTTCCGTTTTTTCACCACTGCTTCGGTATACAGGGTAACGGAGGACCAGATATGCGGCCGGCCGGGGTTCAGTTCTTTCTGGTGTTTCTGCTCACCGTCCCAGCGGCATTCATACAGGCGCTGCTGGTCCCATAGGATGGCTGTGAATGGTTCTATATTGTTCAGCTGGATGGCCAGGAAGCTGTTCCAGGGAGAGGGACTGTCAATCAGGTCCAGCAGGATCAGGCCCCGGCTTTTCCGGTAAGGTGGCTGTGGTGTATGGGCAATAAAAGCGCCGTTGAGGAAGATGATGGCATTGCCGTTCTCATGGGCGGCAATCCAGGTCCCCCCTGCGTCCCCGTCTTTGGGAAACAGGAGCTGACCGGAGGAGAACTGGTAAGCCGCGGGTAAGAGGGCCGGCGAACGCCAGGATTTTTCATCGCGGTTGGAAGTAAGATAACATTGATCTCTTCCCGGTATAAATGTTACTGTACACATTGCTTGCGGTACTTGACGGTGGAAGAGGCCACTCCGAAATCATCGGGCAGGGAGAGGGAAGATACTTCATGGATGCCAACCCGGATCAGGGCCATATGGTGAATGGTGTGCTCCAGGTTGTAGGCTATCTCCCGGAAATAGTTGGTCTCAATGGCAATGGGTGTGGTAGCATGCTCATCGTAGCAGGCTTCCAGTTGCAGGACCTTATTGGGTTTACCCAGCCCGGAGTGGATCTCCTGCAGCAGCCGGCCGGCCAGTTCCTGATCGGTCTCAATGGCTGTATCCCTTTTCCTTTTCTCATAGTTCACCAGGCCATCCTGGTAACCATTGTCCAGGCACTGATACAGTTCTATAATATGACGGACATGCTGTCCGATAGTATTTTTAAAGAGCGTATTACAGGGTTGGGCATACTGCTGCGGGGACAGTTGTTGTAACGTCCCTGCAAGCTGAACAAAAATGTTGTTCACCGCTTGTTGTAATTGCATCGGTTGGTTTTATTATAGATGTAAAATAGTGATATTTTTCCTACTATGTCCGGGGTGTAAACCTTTTTTAATCAGGGGATACTGGAGATGATTCTCTAAATACTATAAATAACGTGCCAGCTTTTGGTCATATCAGCGGTCATGTCCGCCCGGCTTTTGCCCCTGGGGTTCAGGTTTCAACTTTTCAACTTACATTTATCCCTTAAAAACCAGCACCCAACGATGCACATACCCAATATGGCGGAAATGATGGCCAGCGGACAATCCCCCGAACTGCTTTTCTGGGTGGGTTGTGCGGGCAGCTTTGACCAGCGGGCCCAGAAGATCACCAAAGCTTTCGCCAGCATTTTGCATAAGGTAGGTGTTTCCTATGCCATCCTCGGTAAAGAGGAAATGTGTACAGGAGATCCTGCCCGCCGGGCCGGGAACGAGTTCATGTTCCAGATGATGGCCTACCAGAATATCCAGGTCCTCAACAATTACGGCATCAAAAAGATTGTCACTACCTGCCCCCATTGCTTCAATATCTTCAAAAATGAGTACCCTGAGCTGGGCGGCCATTATGAAGTGGTCCATCATACCAC from Candidatus Pseudobacter hemicellulosilyticus encodes the following:
- a CDS encoding LysE family transporter encodes the protein MPLVRVFCMGLFISFLGSLPLGTLNIAAMQIAVADGIRPAVYFALGVLLVEVAYVRVSLVAMDWVRRQRRLFRWLEWFTLLLVLALAVSSFVAAAHPAENARNVILSNTMHRALLGMSMSAINPVQIPFWFGWSTVLFTKKVLLPQRSYYNLYIAGIGIGTGIGMCVFIFGGRLLVERLNANQSLLNWIIGGIFALTAMIQAWRMFRKKDEVTEAQSLTGGK
- a CDS encoding NRDE family protein codes for the protein MCTVTFIPGRDQCYLTSNRDEKSWRSPALLPAAYQFSSGQLLFPKDGDAGGTWIAAHENGNAIIFLNGAFIAHTPQPPYRKSRGLILLDLIDSPSPWNSFLAIQLNNIEPFTAILWDQQRLYECRWDGEQKHQKELNPGRPHIWSSVTLYTEAVVKKRKQWFSNWLHQHPHPGPDEILGFHQFTGDGDRHNDLLMDRNGQVYTVSVTRMTLRPQATQMHYLDLKNNKTFDRELVFEKSMAGR
- a CDS encoding glycoside hydrolase family 97 protein → MMVTLPTECLIPEKKQQRPAKSFYQRALRILPICLLAAAGATAQKPQQFSLQSPDKSITVNLLLNEDISYTVTADGQQLVAPSRISFSTDQLKPVKIAAAGLRVKKSATKLLDEQLTPVVFQKSGTVRNYCQQLQLELANGLTLEWRVFNEGFAWRWLTSHKGAYKVLSEEANWQLPAGARSWYPLEDGFYSHNERLYKYLPMDSITEQKLASLPALFEIKNHRLLLTESSLFNYAGCWLRGNGNGGLKAVFPYFPKEKKITSDRDEKIQSREDFIALGNGPQAYPWRVAMVAREDKQILTNQLPYLLGRPAEGDFSWVKPGKVQWDWWHANNVYGVPFKAGVNNDTYKYYIDFAAEYNIEYVLLDEGWCDTRDLMKQVPDINVQELARYAREKKVDLLLWTSWLVLDKQLEVALDSFASWGIKGIKVDFMQRDDQEMVNYYEKVAKAAAARHLLVDFHGAYKPTGWLRTYPNILTSEGVFGNENSKWSKLLGADHNTTLPFIRMAAGPMDFTPGGMLNAQEKYFAPIWDEPLTQGTRCNQLAMYVIYESPLQMLCDMPTHYYKEPEAMEFLRAVPVEWTQTIPLHAKTGDYVAMARQARNGDWFVGAMTDWDARELQLNLSFLPEGSYRMEILKDGVNANQNAKDFAKETLTVTKNTTLTMPLAKGGGYVARITKQ